In Methylomonas sp. ZR1, one DNA window encodes the following:
- the trmB gene encoding tRNA (guanosine(46)-N7)-methyltransferase TrmB, protein MIEPQKIDPARIKSFIRRQGRATAGQKQALESHWDKYCLSPQASFDTEQAFGRQAPLIVEIGFGNGDSLAAMAAANPDLNYLGIEVHRPGVGHLMMLLEQRGINNVRIYHHDAIEILEQKIADHSLAGVHLFFPDPWQKRRHHKRRIVRPSFVELLNKKLMAGGYFHAATDWEHYAKDMLGILSAGNGLQNSSASNDFCERPTYRPLTKFENRGLGLGHGVWDLIFRKI, encoded by the coding sequence ATGATTGAACCCCAAAAAATCGACCCCGCCCGCATCAAAAGCTTCATCCGCCGCCAAGGCCGGGCTACCGCCGGCCAGAAACAGGCACTGGAAAGCCATTGGGATAAATATTGCCTGTCGCCGCAAGCCAGCTTTGATACCGAGCAAGCCTTCGGCCGGCAAGCGCCGTTGATTGTCGAGATCGGTTTCGGCAACGGTGACAGCCTGGCGGCGATGGCGGCGGCCAATCCGGATTTGAATTATCTGGGAATTGAAGTGCATCGGCCCGGCGTCGGCCATTTGATGATGTTGCTGGAGCAGCGCGGCATTAACAACGTGCGGATTTACCATCACGACGCGATCGAGATTCTAGAGCAAAAAATTGCCGATCACAGCCTGGCCGGCGTACATCTATTCTTCCCCGATCCTTGGCAAAAGCGCCGCCATCACAAACGCCGCATCGTCCGCCCCAGTTTCGTGGAATTGCTGAACAAAAAATTGATGGCCGGCGGCTATTTTCACGCTGCTACCGATTGGGAGCATTACGCCAAGGACATGCTGGGGATTTTGTCTGCGGGCAACGGTTTGCAAAACAGCAGCGCCAGCAACGATTTCTGCGAACGCCCGACTTATCGGCCTTTAACCAAGTTCGAAAATCGCGGCCTGGGTTTGGGGCACGGAGTTTGGGATTTGATTTTCCGGAAGATCTAG
- a CDS encoding bacterioferritin-associated ferredoxin, translating into MNATKLDTENEVICYCSGTTEQQIKQLLDEGVTDPERISRITGAASGCGGCEFEFQQLISEHNQDT; encoded by the coding sequence ATGAACGCCACGAAGCTTGACACCGAAAACGAAGTAATTTGCTACTGCAGCGGCACCACCGAGCAGCAAATCAAACAACTACTTGACGAGGGCGTCACCGATCCGGAACGAATCTCCCGCATTACCGGCGCGGCATCCGGCTGCGGTGGCTGCGAATTCGAATTTCAGCAGCTAATCTCCGAGCATAATCAAGACACGTAA
- the thiS gene encoding sulfur carrier protein ThiS: MKIQVNGDHREYGENATVADVIADLGLTGKRIAVELNKEILPFTQHASQRLQADDRLEIVQAIGGGEDDYFTLAGKQYRSRLLVGSGKYKDLEETRLATEASGAEIITVAIRRTNIGQNPGEPSLLDVISPDKYTILPNTAGCYTADDAVRTCRLARELLGGHKLVKLEVLADQLTLFPDVAETYVAAELLVKEGFDVMVYTNDDPIAAKRLEEIGCVAVMPLAAPIGSGLGIRNPYNILTIVENAKVPILVDAGVGTASDAAIAMELGCDGVLMNTAIAAAKNPVLMASAMKKGIEAGREAFLAGRMPRKRFASASSPIDGLFL; the protein is encoded by the coding sequence ATGAAAATACAGGTCAATGGCGATCATCGCGAGTATGGCGAAAACGCCACCGTTGCCGACGTAATTGCTGATTTGGGCTTGACCGGCAAACGCATCGCCGTGGAATTGAACAAGGAAATTTTGCCGTTTACCCAGCACGCCAGCCAACGCTTGCAAGCTGACGATAGATTGGAAATCGTACAGGCTATCGGCGGCGGCGAAGACGATTATTTCACGCTGGCCGGCAAACAATACCGCTCGCGTTTGTTGGTCGGTAGCGGCAAATACAAGGACCTGGAAGAAACCCGCCTGGCCACCGAAGCCAGCGGCGCCGAGATTATCACTGTCGCGATTCGCCGCACCAACATCGGCCAGAACCCCGGCGAACCCAGCTTGCTGGACGTGATTTCGCCGGACAAATACACCATCCTTCCCAACACCGCCGGCTGCTACACCGCAGACGATGCGGTACGCACCTGCCGCTTGGCGCGCGAATTGTTGGGCGGCCACAAACTGGTCAAACTGGAAGTATTGGCTGATCAACTGACCTTGTTTCCGGACGTTGCCGAAACTTATGTCGCCGCCGAATTGCTGGTCAAGGAAGGCTTTGATGTGATGGTTTACACCAACGACGACCCTATCGCCGCCAAACGACTGGAAGAGATCGGCTGCGTGGCCGTGATGCCGCTGGCTGCGCCGATAGGTTCCGGTTTGGGCATCCGCAACCCCTACAACATTTTGACCATCGTCGAAAACGCCAAGGTACCTATCTTGGTCGATGCTGGCGTCGGCACCGCCTCCGATGCAGCCATCGCCATGGAACTGGGCTGCGACGGTGTGTTGATGAACACCGCGATAGCCGCTGCGAAAAATCCTGTATTGATGGCTTCGGCGATGAAAAAAGGCATCGAAGCCGGCCGCGAAGCCTTCCTGGCTGGACGGATGCCGCGTAAACGTTTTGCTTCGGCCTCTTCGCCGATTGATGGGTTGTTTTTGTAA
- the aroG gene encoding 3-deoxy-7-phosphoheptulonate synthase AroG produces MPTNYNTDDLRICETKDVVAPIQVHEEIPMTEQAAATILHARAAIHNILTGADDRLLVIIGPCSIHDPAAAVEYAGRLKLIMDELKDDLVIVMRVYFEKPRTTVGWKGLINDPDLNSSFNINKGLRMARQVLLDVNNLGVPAATEYLDLITPQYVSDLISWGAIGARTTESQVHRELASGLSCPVGFKNATDGGIQIAIDAINAAMSPHHFLSLTKEGRSAIFSTRGNEDAHIILRGGNSRPNYDEVSVDQVAEGLEKAGLRPNIMIDFSHANSLKKYQRQMLVSEDVASQIRGGDNRIIGAMVESHLVGGRQDVEEGKPLTYGQSITDACLGWDDSAELLHHLAGAVERRRAAKTHKV; encoded by the coding sequence ATGCCAACTAACTATAACACCGATGATTTAAGAATTTGTGAAACCAAGGACGTGGTGGCGCCGATTCAGGTTCACGAAGAAATCCCGATGACCGAGCAAGCCGCAGCCACCATTCTGCATGCCAGGGCAGCGATTCACAACATTCTGACCGGTGCCGACGACAGATTGTTGGTGATTATCGGTCCTTGCTCCATCCACGATCCGGCAGCGGCAGTGGAATATGCAGGGCGCTTGAAACTGATCATGGACGAGTTGAAAGACGACCTGGTGATCGTGATGCGGGTTTACTTCGAAAAGCCGCGAACCACGGTAGGTTGGAAAGGCTTGATCAACGATCCGGATTTAAACTCCAGCTTCAACATCAACAAAGGCCTACGGATGGCCCGTCAAGTATTGTTGGATGTGAATAATCTTGGTGTGCCGGCCGCCACCGAGTATCTGGACTTGATCACACCGCAATACGTCTCGGACTTGATTTCCTGGGGCGCCATCGGTGCCAGAACTACTGAAAGCCAGGTGCATCGCGAGTTGGCATCCGGCTTGTCTTGTCCGGTCGGCTTCAAAAACGCCACTGATGGCGGGATACAAATTGCGATTGACGCGATCAATGCGGCAATGAGTCCGCATCATTTCTTGTCGCTCACCAAAGAAGGTCGCTCGGCGATTTTCTCGACGCGCGGCAACGAAGATGCCCACATCATTCTGCGCGGCGGCAACAGCCGGCCGAACTATGACGAAGTCAGCGTCGATCAAGTCGCCGAAGGTCTGGAGAAAGCCGGGTTACGCCCAAACATCATGATTGATTTCAGTCACGCCAACAGCCTGAAAAAATACCAGCGGCAAATGTTGGTGTCCGAGGATGTGGCCAGCCAAATTCGCGGCGGCGACAACCGCATCATCGGCGCAATGGTGGAGAGCCACTTGGTGGGCGGCCGTCAGGATGTCGAAGAAGGTAAACCGCTGACTTACGGCCAAAGCATCACCGACGCCTGCCTGGGTTGGGACGATAGCGCCGAATTGTTACATCATCTGGCCGGCGCCGTGGAACGCCGCCGTGCCGCCAAAACACACAAGGTTTAA
- a CDS encoding RMD1 family protein: MTDDRPIKRCLTVCLAQSFEFAQLREKLLDTTRAQLFRNALVVDYKTGCAIVFAYGVMVCWNLNLDDRRALQDLLLDYAIKPDAEPQEDNFSYEIGCEQDRIQHDHIELQSADFKVLLALSHAMAQSIKLAAFEGHAIDTIRATSHLPQSLAREGKIKLNRKTMAMIRGQLFLTKSDIILNYDLLDTPEFFWEHPEYQHIYSMAANYLEIQQRTDVLSKKLETIHELLEMLADEQKHQHSSALEWIIIWLIAVEIVMSILDKLF, from the coding sequence ATGACAGACGACAGACCCATTAAACGCTGCTTGACGGTGTGCCTGGCGCAATCGTTCGAATTCGCGCAATTGCGGGAAAAACTGCTGGATACTACCCGCGCCCAGCTGTTTAGAAACGCTCTGGTGGTGGATTACAAAACCGGCTGCGCGATTGTGTTTGCTTATGGCGTGATGGTCTGCTGGAACCTGAATCTCGACGACCGCCGCGCCTTGCAGGACTTATTGCTGGATTATGCAATCAAACCCGATGCCGAACCGCAGGAAGATAACTTCAGCTATGAAATAGGTTGCGAGCAGGACCGGATTCAGCACGATCATATCGAATTGCAATCTGCCGACTTCAAAGTGCTGTTGGCTCTTTCGCACGCGATGGCGCAATCGATCAAATTAGCGGCGTTCGAAGGCCACGCCATCGACACCATCCGCGCCACCAGCCATTTGCCGCAGTCGCTGGCGCGGGAAGGCAAAATCAAGCTCAATCGCAAAACCATGGCGATGATCCGCGGCCAGTTGTTTCTTACCAAGAGCGACATCATCCTTAATTACGATCTGCTGGATACACCGGAATTTTTTTGGGAACATCCCGAATACCAGCATATTTATTCAATGGCGGCCAATTATCTGGAAATTCAGCAACGCACCGACGTATTGTCAAAAAAGCTTGAGACGATACACGAGCTGCTGGAAATGCTGGCAGATGAACAAAAACACCAGCATTCCTCGGCCTTGGAGTGGATCATTATCTGGCTGATTGCCGTGGAGATTGTGATGTCGATTTTGGACAAGCTTTTTTAG
- the cobD gene encoding threonine-phosphate decarboxylase CobD, producing MLEHGGRLRQAASQYDIPLADWLDLSTGINPNGWPVPAIPAECWQRLPEDDDDLLAAARVYYQNDSLLAVAGSQAAIQALPLLRPKSRVGLLHPAYAEHAGSWQKAGHHVTRVEAEAIDDRLDELDVLILVNPNNPTGRLWNRQQLLNWHESLSRRGGWLLVDEAFIDSLPAEYSLAPLPVRPGLIILRSVGKFFGLAGIRCGFVITQSDLLAKLAERLGPWAISHPGRYVAALALADQSWQSAAAASLAKQGQRLQQLLTDSGWPPSGGCDLFQWVKCEQAAKLHDLLAGQGILTRLFQEPASVRFGLPKDESAWQRLPQAMTHPDIRQLSVFAHPQT from the coding sequence TTGCTTGAACACGGCGGACGCTTGCGGCAAGCCGCAAGCCAATACGACATTCCTTTGGCCGACTGGCTGGATTTGTCCACCGGCATCAACCCTAACGGCTGGCCGGTACCTGCCATTCCTGCCGAATGCTGGCAACGCCTACCGGAAGATGATGACGACTTATTAGCAGCAGCGCGGGTCTACTATCAAAACGATTCCTTGCTGGCGGTGGCCGGCTCGCAAGCGGCGATTCAAGCGTTACCTTTGTTACGGCCGAAATCACGAGTGGGCTTGCTGCACCCTGCCTATGCCGAGCATGCCGGCAGTTGGCAAAAAGCCGGGCATCACGTTACCAGAGTCGAAGCGGAGGCAATTGATGACCGGCTGGATGAGTTGGATGTGTTGATTTTGGTCAATCCCAATAATCCCACTGGCCGGCTGTGGAACCGGCAACAGCTATTGAATTGGCATGAAAGTCTTAGCCGGCGTGGCGGCTGGCTACTAGTCGACGAAGCATTTATCGATAGTTTGCCCGCCGAATACAGTCTGGCACCACTACCTGTGCGGCCGGGTTTGATAATATTACGGTCTGTCGGTAAATTTTTTGGCTTGGCCGGCATCCGTTGCGGCTTCGTGATTACCCAGTCGGACTTATTGGCGAAACTTGCTGAGCGGCTTGGGCCCTGGGCTATCAGCCATCCCGGCCGTTATGTCGCGGCACTGGCCTTGGCTGATCAAAGCTGGCAATCCGCCGCTGCTGCATCGTTAGCGAAGCAGGGGCAACGACTACAGCAGCTATTGACCGACAGCGGTTGGCCACCCAGCGGTGGATGCGATTTATTTCAATGGGTGAAGTGCGAGCAGGCAGCTAAGCTGCACGATTTATTGGCTGGGCAGGGTATTCTGACCCGCTTGTTTCAGGAGCCGGCGAGCGTGCGTTTCGGTTTGCCGAAAGACGAGTCAGCCTGGCAACGCTTGCCCCAGGCAATGACTCATCCTGATATCAGGCAATTAAGCGTGTTTGCGCATCCGCAAACCTAA
- the cbiB gene encoding adenosylcobinamide-phosphate synthase CbiB, translating to MILTLSILLAVAIDFWLGEPRNTYHPLVMFGKWASAIEMRLLNNEQSVFRQRVSGFLAVTIVLIPCLLWLWLVPSWPPLQTTIDVMVLYFCIAARSLQQHALAVHSALSDSDLPLARQQVGKIVSRQTEAMSEADVRRATIESVLENGADAVFAPLFWFVVLGPFGALLYRFSNTLDAMWGYKNQRYLYFGWAAARFDDLLNWLPARLTALSYALLGNTAQAIKSWRTQAHLLDSPNAGPVMTAGGGALQLQLGGPACYHGQLKQKPWFGGPQLPENGDIERASALMYRTLLLWLIVIAAGDALA from the coding sequence ATGATTCTCACCCTCAGCATTTTGCTGGCTGTAGCCATCGATTTTTGGCTGGGCGAGCCGCGCAATACTTATCACCCGCTAGTGATGTTCGGCAAATGGGCTAGCGCTATAGAAATGCGGCTGTTAAACAACGAGCAATCGGTTTTTCGTCAACGAGTCAGCGGCTTTTTGGCGGTGACGATAGTCTTAATTCCCTGCCTGCTCTGGTTGTGGCTTGTACCGAGTTGGCCACCGCTGCAAACTACAATCGATGTAATGGTTTTGTATTTTTGTATCGCGGCCCGCAGTTTGCAGCAACATGCGCTGGCCGTTCATTCCGCCTTATCGGATAGCGATTTACCGTTAGCGCGGCAACAGGTGGGTAAAATCGTCAGTCGTCAAACCGAAGCGATGTCCGAGGCCGACGTACGCCGTGCAACTATCGAATCGGTGCTGGAAAACGGTGCCGACGCGGTGTTTGCGCCCTTGTTCTGGTTCGTCGTATTGGGGCCGTTCGGCGCCTTGCTCTACCGTTTCAGTAATACCCTGGATGCGATGTGGGGCTATAAAAATCAACGCTATTTATACTTCGGCTGGGCCGCCGCGCGCTTCGACGACCTGCTGAATTGGTTGCCGGCACGCTTGACGGCCTTGAGCTATGCCCTGCTCGGCAACACTGCACAGGCTATCAAGTCTTGGCGGACGCAAGCCCATCTACTGGACAGCCCTAACGCCGGACCGGTGATGACAGCTGGCGGTGGCGCACTGCAGCTGCAGCTGGGCGGGCCGGCTTGTTATCACGGCCAACTGAAACAAAAACCTTGGTTCGGCGGCCCACAACTACCGGAAAACGGCGATATTGAACGCGCCAGCGCATTGATGTACCGGACTCTACTGTTGTGGTTGATCGTGATCGCTGCGGGAGATGCCCTTGCTTGA
- a CDS encoding TonB-dependent receptor — protein sequence MQTILYRSLLLASTPFTVWAATGDEAINLAETVVTATRTETRQNELATAMTVYNRQDIEKLQVRTLPELLKGTPGVDMVQSGGYGKDTNVYLRGTNSDHVLVLIDGIKAGSVTTGTSAFQFIPIDQIERVEITRGPQSSLYGSEAIGGVIQIFTRKGGTSERPNIALEAGGGSYDTYNGSAAVNGKWGKAWYSLSAAQLGSQGINALSGVSVASGYNPDRDGYNNTSLNAKAGYRFDNGAELEAFFLRAEGETEIDNSISSTTEFVNQTLGATASANFSDRWKSTLRVGQSMDDADQFRHNGRFTSRFNTTRWNASWLNELALHKDHQLTVGADYRFDEVDSTTRYVETSRYDVGVFADLHSRIFDKHFLNASLRWDENQAFGDSVTGNFGWRFNWDYGLSAFASFGNAFKAPTFNQLYFPGFGNPGLRPEKSTSFEAGFAGHHDWANWELRAYHTNIEDLIVFSGTPSTARNIGKAQIDGIEAEVSTQILGWNNKLSINLMTPKDRQTNLRLPRRVTESLSYDVSRSFGDIDIGASVLAQGERFDDAANRVRLGSFMTADLRTAYRIDKNWMLSAKLNNMFDKRYQTVNTYNSFGRNFYFSIHYNY from the coding sequence ATGCAAACAATTCTATACAGATCTTTATTGCTGGCGAGTACGCCTTTTACCGTGTGGGCGGCAACCGGCGATGAGGCTATCAACCTTGCCGAAACAGTCGTGACGGCTACCCGAACCGAGACTAGACAGAACGAATTAGCCACGGCGATGACGGTTTATAATCGCCAGGACATCGAGAAACTTCAGGTTAGAACCCTTCCTGAGTTACTAAAAGGCACGCCGGGCGTTGATATGGTGCAAAGCGGCGGTTACGGCAAGGATACCAATGTCTATCTGCGCGGCACTAACTCCGATCATGTACTGGTTTTAATCGACGGCATCAAGGCCGGCTCGGTGACCACCGGCACCAGCGCATTTCAGTTTATTCCTATCGATCAAATCGAACGTGTGGAAATCACTCGAGGCCCGCAGTCCAGCCTGTATGGCTCGGAAGCGATCGGCGGGGTGATTCAGATATTTACTCGCAAGGGCGGCACCAGTGAACGGCCGAACATTGCGCTGGAAGCCGGCGGCGGCTCATACGACACCTATAACGGCTCGGCGGCCGTCAACGGTAAATGGGGCAAGGCTTGGTATAGCTTGAGCGCCGCTCAACTCGGTAGCCAGGGCATCAATGCGCTGAGCGGTGTCAGCGTCGCGAGCGGCTATAATCCGGACCGCGACGGCTATAACAACACCAGTCTGAATGCCAAAGCCGGTTACCGCTTCGACAACGGCGCGGAACTGGAAGCATTTTTCCTGCGAGCCGAAGGCGAAACCGAGATCGACAATTCCATCAGTAGCACCACTGAGTTTGTCAATCAGACGCTGGGAGCCACAGCCAGCGCAAATTTCAGCGATAGGTGGAAATCCACTTTGCGGGTGGGACAAAGCATGGACGATGCCGATCAGTTTCGGCATAACGGTCGGTTTACCAGTCGTTTCAACACCACACGCTGGAACGCCAGTTGGCTGAACGAACTGGCCTTGCATAAGGATCACCAGTTGACAGTGGGTGCCGATTACCGCTTCGACGAAGTCGACAGCACCACACGCTATGTCGAAACCTCGCGTTACGATGTCGGAGTGTTCGCTGATTTGCACAGCCGGATTTTCGACAAGCATTTTTTGAACGCTTCCTTGCGGTGGGACGAAAACCAGGCTTTCGGCGATAGTGTCACCGGCAATTTCGGCTGGCGGTTTAATTGGGATTACGGTCTCAGCGCTTTTGCCAGTTTCGGCAATGCGTTTAAGGCGCCGACCTTTAACCAGTTATACTTCCCAGGCTTCGGCAACCCCGGCTTGCGTCCGGAAAAGTCCACCAGCTTCGAAGCCGGTTTTGCCGGCCATCACGATTGGGCCAACTGGGAACTGCGCGCTTATCACACCAATATCGAGGATTTGATTGTATTTAGCGGCACGCCGTCCACCGCCAGAAATATCGGCAAGGCGCAGATAGATGGCATAGAAGCCGAAGTGTCCACGCAAATTCTCGGCTGGAACAACAAACTAAGCATTAACCTGATGACACCGAAGGACAGGCAGACCAATTTGCGTCTGCCGCGTCGAGTGACGGAAAGCTTGTCCTATGATGTCTCGCGCTCGTTCGGTGACATTGATATTGGTGCCTCCGTGTTGGCTCAGGGCGAACGATTCGACGACGCCGCGAACCGGGTCCGTCTGGGCAGCTTTATGACCGCCGATCTGCGTACCGCTTATCGCATCGACAAAAATTGGATGTTAAGCGCCAAACTGAATAATATGTTCGACAAACGCTATCAAACGGTTAACACCTATAACAGCTTCGGTAGAAATTTCTATTTTTCTATCCATTACAATTACTAA
- the fliW gene encoding flagellar assembly protein FliW, translating into MEIQSKLLGNQDINPDTIINFPRGLPGFEDQTRFKLFHQEGSEIVYWLQSVDNAELTFSAAHPSHFNINYNFTVTDPEEALLQLEPGDELVILILLHKDNEQDNGKPTIKGSIKSPILINANKRIGMQKVLVAIEQSITLTEKVSEIDVSEA; encoded by the coding sequence ATGGAAATTCAATCGAAATTGTTAGGCAACCAAGACATCAATCCGGACACTATCATCAATTTTCCGCGCGGCCTACCCGGTTTTGAAGATCAGACCCGCTTTAAATTATTTCATCAGGAAGGCAGCGAGATTGTCTATTGGCTGCAATCGGTCGATAACGCGGAGCTGACTTTTTCCGCGGCTCATCCGTCGCACTTCAACATCAATTATAACTTTACGGTAACCGACCCCGAAGAAGCGCTGCTGCAACTAGAGCCGGGCGACGAACTGGTGATATTAATTCTGCTGCACAAAGACAACGAGCAGGATAATGGCAAGCCGACCATTAAAGGCTCGATCAAATCGCCAATCTTAATCAACGCCAACAAACGCATCGGCATGCAAAAAGTATTGGTGGCAATCGAACAAAGCATCACCCTGACCGAGAAGGTCAGTGAGATAGATGTATCTGAAGCTTAA
- the panD gene encoding aspartate 1-decarboxylase, whose protein sequence is MNINMLKAKLHRARVTHSELDYEGSCAIDGKILDFSGIREYEQIHIYNINNGQRFTTYAIRAEEDSGVFSINGAAARLACPGDLIIVCAFASLDEKELTNYKPTLVYFDGNNRISHSSHSIPVQAA, encoded by the coding sequence ATGAACATAAACATGCTTAAAGCTAAGTTACACCGTGCGCGGGTAACGCATTCCGAGCTGGATTACGAAGGATCGTGTGCTATAGACGGTAAAATTTTGGATTTTTCCGGCATCAGGGAGTACGAGCAAATCCATATTTACAATATTAACAATGGTCAACGCTTTACCACCTATGCGATTCGCGCCGAAGAAGATTCCGGCGTATTTTCGATTAACGGTGCAGCTGCAAGGTTGGCGTGCCCTGGCGATTTGATTATCGTTTGTGCGTTCGCCAGCTTAGATGAGAAGGAACTGACGAACTACAAGCCGACTTTGGTGTATTTCGACGGCAACAATCGTATTAGCCATTCCAGTCATTCCATTCCTGTTCAGGCCGCCTGA
- the panC gene encoding pantoate--beta-alanine ligase produces the protein MQIVTSIAALREVIRQWRQNGQSVGFVPTMGNLHAGHIKLVSTAKQQTDKAVVSIFVNPTQFGPNEDFASYPRTEQQDQEKLIASDADLLFLPSVTEMYPQATQTGISVSGLSALHCGASRPGHFDGVALVVCKLLNMVQPDLLLLGEKDFQQLTLIRQMVADLNIPVAVQGVATVREDDGLAMSSRNGYLTDQQRQHAPKLYQALIAARDEILAGHVDYPAVTERQRQNLQQAGFAVDYFSICRSKDLLPASTCDANLLILAAAKLGTTRLIDNLYFSTINN, from the coding sequence ATGCAAATAGTCACCAGCATCGCCGCCTTGCGAGAGGTAATCCGCCAATGGCGGCAAAACGGGCAAAGCGTCGGTTTCGTGCCGACCATGGGCAATCTGCATGCCGGGCATATCAAACTGGTTAGCACGGCCAAGCAACAGACCGATAAAGCGGTGGTCAGTATTTTCGTCAATCCCACCCAATTTGGGCCAAACGAAGATTTTGCCAGTTACCCGCGCACCGAGCAGCAGGATCAGGAAAAGCTGATAGCCAGCGACGCCGATTTACTATTCTTGCCGTCGGTGACGGAAATGTATCCGCAAGCCACGCAAACCGGCATTTCAGTTAGCGGCTTGTCGGCCCTGCATTGCGGGGCCAGCCGGCCCGGACATTTTGACGGCGTAGCCTTGGTTGTTTGCAAGCTGTTGAACATGGTCCAGCCCGACCTGTTGTTGTTGGGCGAGAAGGATTTTCAACAACTGACGCTGATTCGGCAAATGGTCGCCGATTTGAATATACCCGTTGCAGTCCAGGGCGTGGCAACGGTTAGGGAGGACGATGGCTTGGCGATGAGTTCCCGCAACGGCTATCTGACCGACCAACAAAGACAGCACGCGCCCAAGCTCTATCAAGCCTTGATCGCTGCACGCGACGAGATTTTAGCGGGACATGTCGATTATCCAGCCGTGACAGAACGGCAGCGCCAAAATCTGCAGCAAGCCGGTTTTGCCGTCGACTATTTCAGCATTTGCCGTAGCAAGGATTTATTGCCGGCCAGCACCTGCGACGCTAATCTGCTGATTTTGGCTGCTGCCAAGCTGGGCACTACACGCCTGATCGATAACCTGTATTTTTCTACAATAAACAACTGA
- the panB gene encoding 3-methyl-2-oxobutanoate hydroxymethyltransferase produces MNLYADALKALTISDLAAMKRAGEKISCLTAYDASFSALLDRAGIDVLLIGDSLGMVIQGHGSTLPVTLSDMVYHSRSVAMARKRAFVVTDLPFASYATQEQALLNAASLMQLGGAQMVKLEGAKLDVIRFLVDQGIPVCGHLGLLPQSVNRLGGYKVQGREEQQARQIVADAEKIEQAGAGLLVLECVPAQLAAEISQRLSIPTIGIGAGVDCDGQVLVLYDMLNISTGKRPRFSKDFMADASSIEEAVRLYHQAVKSVQFPASEHSY; encoded by the coding sequence ATGAACTTATATGCCGATGCCTTAAAGGCGCTGACGATCAGTGATCTGGCGGCAATGAAACGAGCCGGCGAGAAAATCAGTTGTCTGACGGCTTACGATGCCAGCTTCAGCGCGCTGTTGGACAGAGCGGGTATCGACGTACTGCTGATCGGCGATTCGTTGGGCATGGTGATTCAAGGACACGGCAGCACCTTGCCGGTCACACTGAGCGATATGGTGTATCACAGCCGTAGCGTGGCAATGGCCAGGAAGCGAGCTTTTGTGGTTACCGACTTGCCGTTTGCCAGTTACGCTACACAGGAGCAGGCATTGCTGAATGCGGCAAGCTTGATGCAGTTGGGTGGCGCGCAAATGGTCAAGCTGGAAGGCGCCAAGCTCGACGTCATTCGCTTTCTGGTGGATCAAGGCATTCCGGTCTGCGGCCATCTAGGTCTGTTACCGCAATCCGTAAATCGCTTAGGCGGTTATAAAGTGCAGGGTCGTGAAGAACAGCAAGCCCGGCAAATTGTGGCGGATGCGGAAAAAATCGAACAAGCCGGCGCCGGTCTTTTAGTGCTGGAATGCGTGCCAGCGCAGCTAGCCGCCGAAATAAGTCAGCGCCTAAGTATTCCGACTATCGGCATCGGCGCTGGTGTTGATTGCGATGGCCAGGTGTTGGTGCTGTACGATATGTTGAATATCAGCACCGGCAAGCGCCCACGCTTTTCCAAAGACTTTATGGCCGACGCCTCCAGCATAGAAGAGGCGGTACGCCTGTATCATCAAGCGGTTAAATCCGTGCAGTTTCCAGCGTCCGAACACAGTTATTAA